A region of Arabidopsis thaliana chromosome 5, partial sequence DNA encodes the following proteins:
- a CDS encoding uncharacterized protein (unknown protein; BEST Arabidopsis thaliana protein match is: unknown protein (TAIR:AT5G22160.1); Has 30201 Blast hits to 17322 proteins in 780 species: Archae - 12; Bacteria - 1396; Metazoa - 17338; Fungi - 3422; Plants - 5037; Viruses - 0; Other Eukaryotes - 2996 (source: NCBI BLink).): protein MANRHLEIETGFPTPLSSATDPPPPSRWWTQLHSLFLRRNELTKEEKSAISKPHVQPFMPRQRLLESITVSPSSSATLHIDFLVKPSSSCPIQYNGDDVYAKLGSLNAAGNQRVFELDLKLSTMKKQLALVYEYGHFDIRCQNLTIGYQKTKCHSSYKALDDPIRKLLN, encoded by the exons atggcaAACAGGCATCTGGAAATAGAGACCGGATTCCCAACGCCACTGTCCTCCGCCACtgatcctcctcctccatcacGGTGGTGGACACAACTACATTCATTATTCCTTCGTCGTAACGAACTCactaaagaagagaaatcagCTATTTCAAAACCCC ATGTACAACCTTTTATGCCACGCCAGCGTCTCCTCGAATCCATAACCGTTTCCCCCTCCTCTTCCGCCACGTTGCACATCGATTTTCTCGTGAAACCGAGCTCATCGTGTCCTATCCAATACAACGGAGATGACGTGTACGCCAAGCTAGGTTCCTTAAACGCCGCC GGTAATCAAAGAGTTTTCGAATTAGACTTGAAACTTAGTACGATGAAGAAACAGCTTGCGTTAGTATATGAATATGGACATTTCGATATCAGGTGTCAGAATCTGACTATCGGTTATCAGAAGACTAAGTGTCATTCGTCTTACAAAGCGTTGGATGACCCGATACGTAAGCTATTGAATTAG
- a CDS encoding FAD/NAD(P)-binding oxidoreductase family protein (FAD/NAD(P)-binding oxidoreductase family protein; FUNCTIONS IN: electron carrier activity, oxidoreductase activity, FAD binding; INVOLVED IN: oxidation reduction; LOCATED IN: plasma membrane; CONTAINS InterPro DOMAIN/s: FAD-dependent pyridine nucleotide-disulphide oxidoreductase (InterPro:IPR013027), Pyridine nucleotide-disulphide oxidoreductase, NAD-binding region (InterPro:IPR001327); BEST Arabidopsis thaliana protein match is: FAD/NAD(P)-binding oxidoreductase family protein (TAIR:AT3G44190.1); Has 30201 Blast hits to 17322 proteins in 780 species: Archae - 12; Bacteria - 1396; Metazoa - 17338; Fungi - 3422; Plants - 5037; Viruses - 0; Other Eukaryotes - 2996 (source: NCBI BLink).), with amino-acid sequence MEGIESGSKQGKRVVVIGGGIAGSLAAKLLQFDAEVTLIDPKEYFEITWASLRSMVEPKFAERTVINHKSYLKQGRLVTSPAINITESDVMTEDGSVIGYDYLVIATGHNDLFPKTRQEKLSHYQSEYEKIKSSGSVLIVGGGPSGVELAAEIAVDFPEKKVTLVHKGPRLLEFVGQKAADKASDWLESKKVEVILNQSVDLSSASDGNKIYRTSGGETIHADIHFLCVGKPLSSQWLNGTVLKDSLDGKGRVMVDEYLRIRGRSNVFAVGDITNIPEMKQGYIAETHANVVVKNIKVMMSGGKKKKMSTYKPGPELAIVSLGRKDSVAQFPFVTVVGCLPGLIKSKDLFVGKTRKARGLNPKLV; translated from the exons ATGGAAGGCATTGAATCTGGGTCTAAACAAGGAAAGAGAGTGGTTGTGATCGGCGGCGGAATCGCCGGCTCACTCGCCGCGAAATTGCTTCAGTTCGATGCTGAAGTCACACTCATCGATCC GAAGGAGTATTTTGAGATTACATGGGCAAGTTTGAGATCCATGGTGGAGCCTAAGTTTGCTGAGAGAACAGTGATTAACCACAAGAGTTACTTGAAACAAGGCCGTCTTGTAACTTCTCCGGCGATCAATATCACAGAGAGTGATGTTATGACTGAAGATGGATCTGTGATTGGATATGATTATCTTGTGATTGCTACAGGTCACAATGACTTGTTCCCTAAAACTAGACAAGAGAAGCTGTCACATTATCAATCTG AATATGAGAAGATAAAATCTTCTGGATCAGTTTTGATTGTTGGTGGAGGTCCATCTGGTGTGGAGCTAGCTGCGGAAATCGCGGTTGATTTCCCGGAGAAGAAGGTTACTCTGGTGCATAAAGGACCAAGATTGCTTGAGTTTGTTGGACAAAAAGCTGCTGATAAAGCATCTGATTGGTTAGAATCAAAGAAAGTGGAAGTTATATTGAACCAATCTGTGGATTTGAGTTCAGCTTCGGatggaaacaaaatataccGGACTTCAGGAGGAGAAACTATACACGCAGATATTCACTTCCTCTGTGTTGGGAAACCTTTGTCTTCTCAATGGCTCAATGGAACTGTTCTGAAAGATAGCTTGGATGGTAAAGGAAGAGTCATGGTCGATGAGTACTTGCGGATTAGAGGTCGAAGCAATGTATTCGCTGTTGGAGATATCACTAATATCCCT GAGATGAAACAAGGATATATAGCAGAGACTCATGCTAATGTCGTTGTGAAGAACATAAAGGTAATGATGTCAGGtgggaaaaagaagaagatgtcgaCTTACAAGCCCGGTCCAGAGTTGGCCATTGTATCTTTAGGAAGAAAGGACTCGGTGGCTCAGTTTCCGTTTGTGACAGTTGTTGGTTGCCTCCCTGGTTTGATCAAGTCTAAGGATCTGTTTGTGGGGAAGACAAGGAAGGCAAGAGGCCTAAATCCTAAACTTGTATAA
- a CDS encoding uncharacterized protein (unknown protein; BEST Arabidopsis thaliana protein match is: unknown protein (TAIR:AT5G22150.1); Has 30201 Blast hits to 17322 proteins in 780 species: Archae - 12; Bacteria - 1396; Metazoa - 17338; Fungi - 3422; Plants - 5037; Viruses - 0; Other Eukaryotes - 2996 (source: NCBI BLink).), whose translation METSSAIPPPPPRVGWWSRPIVTVPLSNDREPTCKETTVCLTPCCAGLFTIVAVYLLIFHVVNNAHCHAKFSIQSIAVSPSSATWHVDFLVKNPSSRYSIYYGPDETAVSLGPVNAAVLDTFHERKSRSHTAFSVDFIAEGNPNGVVFKELYVKLKTKHKIYGNVFGYAGHIDIRCQNLTRSYENVEKIHCYSSYTDMKALTGNSVSVSNANVSTADWTIGFVAKSPNTGCKISLHPLNARLLRGGEVISKSASYSSDYFVSGRDKPDVLFEKVVKPEVIGDVIWHLRVEVLFAMDTDVSCFNGFLIAVCPDIAVKFTTDPAGKGMGSLLGHMRWCDYEFREKLDSSHSIFSS comes from the exons ATGGAAACGTCCTCGGCcattcctcctcctcctcctcgtgTTGGATGGTGGTCACGACCAATAGTGACCGTGCCGTTAAGTAATGATCGTGAACCCACTTGCAAGGAAACTACTGTTTGCCTTACACCCTGTTGCGCCGGCCTTTTCACCATCGTCGCTGTATATTTATTGATCTTTCACGTCGTCAATAATGCTCACTGCCACGCCAAATTCTCCATCCAATCCATCGCCGTCTCTCCCTCCTCCGCCACGTGGCACGTGGATTTCCTCGTCAAAAACCCTAGCTCCAG GTACTCTATCTACTACGGACCCGATGAAACTGCCGTGAGTCTTGGTCCCGTAAACGCTGCCGTTTTAGATACTTTTCACGAACGTAAGTCTCGAAGTCACACGGCTTTCTCAGTGGATTTCATTGCCGAGGGTAACCCTAACGGCGTCGTTTTCAAAGAATTATATGTCAAATTAAAGACGAAACATAAGATTTACGGAAATGTCTTTGGTTATGCTGGACATATTGATATAAGGTGTCAAAATCTAACCCGAAGCTATGAGAACGTTGAGAAGATTCATTGCTACTCTTCTTACACAGATATGAAGGCTTTGACTGGAA ATTCTGTCTCCGTCTCAAACGCAAACGTTTCAACCGCTGATTGGACGATCGGTTTCGTTGCGAAGAGTCCAAATACCGGCTGTAAAATCTCTCTACATCCACTCAATGCGCGTTTACTCCGAGGCGGTGAAGTTATCTCCAAATCAGCATCTTACTCGTCTGATTATTTCGTATCCGGCCGAGACAAACCAGATGTCCTTTTCGAGAAGGTGGTTAAGCCGGAAGTTATTGGCGACGTTATTTGGCATCTTCGAGTTGAGGTTTTGTTTGCAATGGACACCGATGTTTCATGTTTTAACGGTTTTTTAATCGCCGTTTGTCCCGATATTGCGGTGAAGTTCACGACGGATCCGGCAGGGAAGGGGATGGGATCGTTGCTTGGACATATGAGATGGTGCGACTATGAATTCCGGGAAAAATTGGATTCCTCCCATTCGATTTTTAGTTCTTGA
- a CDS encoding Late embryogenesis abundant (LEA) hydroxyproline-rich glycoprotein family (Late embryogenesis abundant (LEA) hydroxyproline-rich glycoprotein family; CONTAINS InterPro DOMAIN/s: Late embryogenesis abundant protein, group 2 (InterPro:IPR004864); BEST Arabidopsis thaliana protein match is: Late embryogenesis abundant (LEA) hydroxyproline-rich glycoprotein family (TAIR:AT3G44220.1); Has 30201 Blast hits to 17322 proteins in 780 species: Archae - 12; Bacteria - 1396; Metazoa - 17338; Fungi - 3422; Plants - 5037; Viruses - 0; Other Eukaryotes - 2996 (source: NCBI BLink).), protein MTGRYCDQHNGYEERRMRMMMRRIAWACLGLIVAVAFVVFLVWAILHPHGPRFVLQDVTINDFNVSQPNFLSSNLQVTVSSRNPNDKIGIFYDRLDIYVTYRNQEVTLARLLPSTYQGHLEVTVWSPFLIGSAVPVAPYLSSALNEDLFAGLVLLNIKIDGWVRWKVGSWVSGSYRLHVNCPAFITVTGKLTGTGPAIKYQLVQRCAVDV, encoded by the exons ATGACGGGGAGATACTGCGACCAACACAACGGCTATGAGGAgaggaggatgaggatgatgatgagacgCATAGCATGGGCATGTCTTGGCCTAATCGTGGCGGTTGCGTTCGTGGTGTTCTTGGTGTGGGCTATACTTCACCCGCACGGACCGCGTTTTGTCCTCCAAGACGTAACCATTAACGACTTCAACGTTTCTCAGCCAAATTTCCTCTCTTCAAATCTCCAGGTCACTGTATCTTCTCGCAATCCAAACGACAAGATCGGCATTTTTTATGATCGTCTCGACATCTACGTCACATACCGGAACCAAGAG GTAACGTTGGCGAGGCTCTTGCCGTCAACGTATCAAGGACATCTGGAAGTAACGGTGTGGTCACCATTTCTGATTGGCTCCGCCGTGCCGGTGGCTCCTTACCTATCTTCGGCATTGAACGAAGACTTATTCGCCGGGTTGGTGCTTCTCAACATCAAAATAGACGGTTGGGTTAGGTGGAAAGTGGGCTCGTGGGTCTCTGGCAGTTATCGCCTCCACGTTAACTGTCCTGCGTTCATTACCGTCACCGGAAAGTTAACCGGCACCGGTCCGGCGATCAAGTACCAGCTTGTTCAGCGATGTGCTGTTGACGtatga
- a CDS encoding uncharacterized protein (unknown protein; BEST Arabidopsis thaliana protein match is: unknown protein (TAIR:AT5G22150.1); Has 30201 Blast hits to 17322 proteins in 780 species: Archae - 12; Bacteria - 1396; Metazoa - 17338; Fungi - 3422; Plants - 5037; Viruses - 0; Other Eukaryotes - 2996 (source: NCBI BLink).) → MASYRCTSCGLIHQPGQCRRRGPEDITPAHCCATYLGCLGFLFLIFLFALGMTAMFIDEDSCYLELFTDSVSVSNANVNANVSTADWRIGDEVLSKYSSPSWDGAGDKTNVVFEKVVMPEVIGDVIWNLRVEIMCSVKTDANFRNRFLIATCPDIPVKFTKDPAGNVVGSLLGNMRRCD, encoded by the exons ATGGCAAGTTATCGATGTACCTCTTGTGGCCTCATTCACCAACCTGGCCAATGTCGCCGGCGAGGGCCCGAGGATATTACTCCAGCTCATTGTTGCGCTACCTATCTTGGTTGCTTAGGTTTCCTCTtccttatttttctcttcGCTTTAGGTATGACAGCAATGTTTATTGATGAAGATAGTTGCTACTTGGAGCTTTTTACCGATTCCGTCTCCGTCTCAAACGCAAACGTGAACGCAAACGTTTCCACCGCTGATTGGAGAATCG GTGACGAAGTTTTGTCCAAATATTCATCTCCATCGTGGGATGGTGCCGGAGACAAAACAAATGTCGTTTTTGAGAAGGTGGTGATGCCGGAAGTTATTGGCGACGTGATCTGGAATCTTCGCGTTGAGATTATGTGTTCTGTGAAGACAGATGCTAACTTTAGAAATCGTTTTCTGATAGCGACTTGTCCCGATATTCCGGTTAAATTCACGAAGGATCCGGCAGGAAATGTAGTGGGATCGTTGCTTGGAAATATGAGACGGTGTGATTAA
- a CDS encoding aspartyl/glutamyl-tRNA (Asn/Gln) amidotransferase subunit B (unknown protein; Has 35333 Blast hits to 34131 proteins in 2444 species: Archae - 798; Bacteria - 22429; Metazoa - 974; Fungi - 991; Plants - 531; Viruses - 0; Other Eukaryotes - 9610 (source: NCBI BLink).), whose product MGNKATTVKEEREEIHLKIVPPLDKVFLRWLARDLQRVHGFKPKNNTRAITPPDSYIEFMRLNGSLDVDLDDPDLAHLFK is encoded by the coding sequence ATGGGAAACAAAGCTACAACGGTGAAAGAAGAACGCGAAGAGATCCATTTGAAGATTGTACCTCCATTGGACAAAGTTTTTCTGCGTTGGCTCGCAAGAGATCTCCAGAGAGTTCATGGATTCAAACCGAAGAACAACACTCGTGCGATCACTCCTCCAGATAGCTACATCGAGTTTATGCGGTTAAATGGATCGCTTGATGTAGATTTAGATGACCCTGATCTTGCCCATTTGTTCAAGTAA
- a CDS encoding FAD/NAD(P)-binding oxidoreductase family protein (FAD/NAD(P)-binding oxidoreductase family protein; FUNCTIONS IN: electron carrier activity, oxidoreductase activity, FAD binding; INVOLVED IN: oxidation reduction; LOCATED IN: plasma membrane; CONTAINS InterPro DOMAIN/s: FAD-dependent pyridine nucleotide-disulphide oxidoreductase (InterPro:IPR013027), Pyridine nucleotide-disulphide oxidoreductase, NAD-binding region (InterPro:IPR001327); BEST Arabidopsis thaliana protein match is: FAD/NAD(P)-binding oxidoreductase family protein (TAIR:AT3G44190.1); Has 35333 Blast hits to 34131 proteins in 2444 species: Archae - 798; Bacteria - 22429; Metazoa - 974; Fungi - 991; Plants - 531; Viruses - 0; Other Eukaryotes - 9610 (source: NCBI BLink).): MVEPKFAERTVINHKSYLKQGRLVTSPAINITESDVMTEDGSVIGYDYLVIATGHNDLFPKTRQEKLSHYQSEYEKIKSSGSVLIVGGGPSGVELAAEIAVDFPEKKVTLVHKGPRLLEFVGQKAADKASDWLESKKVEVILNQSVDLSSASDGNKIYRTSGGETIHADIHFLCVGKPLSSQWLNGTVLKDSLDGKGRVMVDEYLRIRGRSNVFAVGDITNIPEMKQGYIAETHANVVVKNIKVMMSGGKKKKMSTYKPGPELAIVSLGRKDSVAQFPFVTVVGCLPGLIKSKDLFVGKTRKARGLNPKLV; encoded by the exons ATGGTGGAGCCTAAGTTTGCTGAGAGAACAGTGATTAACCACAAGAGTTACTTGAAACAAGGCCGTCTTGTAACTTCTCCGGCGATCAATATCACAGAGAGTGATGTTATGACTGAAGATGGATCTGTGATTGGATATGATTATCTTGTGATTGCTACAGGTCACAATGACTTGTTCCCTAAAACTAGACAAGAGAAGCTGTCACATTATCAATCTG AATATGAGAAGATAAAATCTTCTGGATCAGTTTTGATTGTTGGTGGAGGTCCATCTGGTGTGGAGCTAGCTGCGGAAATCGCGGTTGATTTCCCGGAGAAGAAGGTTACTCTGGTGCATAAAGGACCAAGATTGCTTGAGTTTGTTGGACAAAAAGCTGCTGATAAAGCATCTGATTGGTTAGAATCAAAGAAAGTGGAAGTTATATTGAACCAATCTGTGGATTTGAGTTCAGCTTCGGatggaaacaaaatataccGGACTTCAGGAGGAGAAACTATACACGCAGATATTCACTTCCTCTGTGTTGGGAAACCTTTGTCTTCTCAATGGCTCAATGGAACTGTTCTGAAAGATAGCTTGGATGGTAAAGGAAGAGTCATGGTCGATGAGTACTTGCGGATTAGAGGTCGAAGCAATGTATTCGCTGTTGGAGATATCACTAATATCCCT GAGATGAAACAAGGATATATAGCAGAGACTCATGCTAATGTCGTTGTGAAGAACATAAAGGTAATGATGTCAGGtgggaaaaagaagaagatgtcgaCTTACAAGCCCGGTCCAGAGTTGGCCATTGTATCTTTAGGAAGAAAGGACTCGGTGGCTCAGTTTCCGTTTGTGACAGTTGTTGGTTGCCTCCCTGGTTTGATCAAGTCTAAGGATCTGTTTGTGGGGAAGACAAGGAAGGCAAGAGGCCTAAATCCTAAACTTGTATAA
- a CDS encoding uncharacterized protein (unknown protein; BEST Arabidopsis thaliana protein match is: unknown protein (TAIR:AT5G22160.1); Has 30201 Blast hits to 17322 proteins in 780 species: Archae - 12; Bacteria - 1396; Metazoa - 17338; Fungi - 3422; Plants - 5037; Viruses - 0; Other Eukaryotes - 2996 (source: NCBI BLink).) — translation MAGELNEGCEEIRVLPTRSPANKCKFSFHTIKSRLLRGDKLISESATPDYVGLVVEVLSSVNIKGQCRQKDGFLFLTCSNIPVNFTADPAGNVNGSLLGYMRPCEYIFREEFPLTYF, via the exons ATGGCTGGAGAATTAAA tGAGGGATGTGAGGAAATTAGAGTCTTGCCAACAAGGAGTCCAGCTAACAAATGTAAATTCTCTTTCCACACAATCAAATCGCGTCTCCTCCGCGGAGATAAGCTTATCTCCGAGTCAGCCACTCCTGATTATGTCGGTTTAGTC GTGGAGGTTCTATCTAGCGTTAATATAAAAGGTCAATGCCGTCAAAAAGAtggtttcttgttcttgactTGCAGCAATATACCGGTGAATTTCACGGCAGATCCGGCTGGAAATGTGAATGGATCGTTGCTTGGATATATGAGGCCGTGTGAGTATATATTCCGGGAGGAGTTTCCACTCACatacttttag
- a CDS encoding uncharacterized protein (unknown protein; BEST Arabidopsis thaliana protein match is: unknown protein (TAIR:AT5G22160.1); Has 30201 Blast hits to 17322 proteins in 780 species: Archae - 12; Bacteria - 1396; Metazoa - 17338; Fungi - 3422; Plants - 5037; Viruses - 0; Other Eukaryotes - 2996 (source: NCBI BLink).), translated as MTFQTNSYNEYLIPPYASSDMPPRRRWWSRPIVTLPPTNGRRATCKETTVCCIPFCGAIFTIIAVMVYLFHFVDNAQCDAKFAIQSIAVSPSDTWHVDFLVKNPSPRFSIYYEGDETEVSLGTLSAAVLNTSHERKSPSHTAFSVDFVAEGNPNDVVSEQLDVKLRGTHKSYGENYDNAGHIDLFTNSVSVSNANANVSAADWTIGFVARSPVTGCEVSIHTLNSRLLRGSEVISKSSSSPSSGYFVTGNKTDVVFEKVVMPKVIGDVIWNARVEIMFAMNTDVRYLNGFLMAACPRIPVKFTTDQAGKVTGSLLGNVKRCDYIFQNHLA; from the exons atgacTTTCCAAACCAATTCTTACAACGAATATCTAATTCCACCGTACGCGTCCTCGGACATGCCTCCTCGTCGTAGATGGTGGTCACGTCCAATAGTGACACTACCGCCAACAAATGGTCGTAGAGCCACTTGTAAGGAAACTACGGTTTGCTGTATACCTTTTTGCGGCGCAATATTCACCATCATCGCCGTAATGGTATATCTCTTTCACTTCGTCGACAATGCTCAATGTGACGCCAAATTCGCCATCCAATCCATCGCCGTCTCTCCCTCAGACACTTGGCACGTTGATTTTCTCGTCAAAAACCCTAGCCCTAG GTTTTCTATCTACTACGAAGGCGATGAGACTGAAGTGAGTCTCGGTACCTTAAGCGCTGCCGTTTTGAATACTTCTCATGAACGTAAGTCGCCAAGTCACACGGCTTTCTCAGTGGATTTCGTTGCGGAGGGTAATCCAAATGACGTCGTTTCCGAACAATTAGATGTCAAATTAAGGGGTACGCATAAGAGTTACGGAGAAAACTATGATAACGCTGGACATATTGAT CTTTTTACCAATTCCGTCTCCGTCTCAAATGCAAACGCAAACGTTTCAGCCGCTGATTGGACGATTGGTTTCGTTGCGAGGAGTCCAGTCACCGGCTGTGAAGTCTCTATTCATACACTCAATTCGCGTTTACTCCGAGGTAGTGAAGTTATCTCCAAATCATCATCGTCCCCCTCGTCGGGTTATTTCGTCACCGGAAACAAAACAGACGTCGTTTTCGAGAAGGTGGTTATGCCGAAAGTTATTGGCGACGTTATTTGGAATGCTCGGGTTGAGATTATGTTTGCGATGAATACAGATGTTAGAtatttaaatggttttttgATGGCGGCTTGTCCTCGTATTCCGGTGAAATTCACGACGGATCAGGCGGGGAAGGTCACGGGATCGTTGCTTGGAAATGTGAAACGGTGTGATTATATATTCCAGAACCATTTGGCTTAA